One window of Etheostoma spectabile isolate EspeVRDwgs_2016 chromosome 6, UIUC_Espe_1.0, whole genome shotgun sequence genomic DNA carries:
- the si:ch211-105c13.3 gene encoding protein S100-A16 has translation MESAIKTVVTTFLNSSSGKENLSGSGFQKLVKKKLGGLMQDADRASAVKEMQQGLDVNNDGKVSFQEYLTLIGYLANSLSESKSGSSANAS, from the exons aTGGAGTCAGCCATTAAGACAGTGGTGACCACATTTCTTAATTCTTCCAGTGGGAAGGAGAACCTAAGCGGGAGCGGCTTCCAGAAACTGGTAAAGAAAAAGCTTGGCGGCCTCATGCAG GATGCAGATCGCGCTTCTGCCGTTAAGGAGATGCAGCAGGGATTGGATGTGAACAACGATGGAAAGGTCAGCTTCCAGGAATACCTCACTCTGATTGGCTACCTGGCCAACTCCCTCAGCGAGAGCAAGAGTGGATCCAGTGCAAATGCATCATAG